The sequence AGCCGCGACCAGCAAGGCGAGCGCGTCGCCCTGCTCACGCTGCGGGATGCCGAACCGCTGACGCGGCTGGAAAGCGAGCTCGAACTGGCGCGGCGCTTGTCCGCGGTGGGGCGCCTGACGCGCGGCGTCGCCCACGAGGTGAAGAACCCGCTCAACGCCATGGCGATCCACCTCGATCTGCTGCGCGCCAAGGCCAGCCAGGGCAATGATGGCCTGAGGCCGCACATCGAGGTCATTGGCCACTCCATCGAGCGGCTGGATCGCGTGGTGCGTACTTTCCTCGATTTCAGCCGCCCGGTCGAGCTGCAGCTCGCCCCCGCCGACCTGAGCGAGCTGGCGCGCAGTGTGGCGCAACTGGTGCAGGCCGATGCCGCCGCCAAAGGCATCCGGATCGATTTGCAGGCGCCGGCGCCGGGGCCGCGTGTCTGGCTGGACCGCGATTTGATCGAGCAGGCGCTGCTGAACCTGATTAATAATGGCCTGCAGGCAATGGAGGAAGCTTCCAGAGATCAGGGACCGGGGGACAGGAACCAGACGCTGTGCCTGGAAGTGTTGCGCCAGGAGCAGCAGGCGGTGCTGCGCGTGCGCGATCACGGCGCCGGCATCGCGCCCCAACACCGCGACCAGATTTTTGATCTGTATTTCACCACCCGCGCGGAAGGCACCGGCATCGGCCTGGCGCTGGCGGCTCGCATCATGCAACTGCATCACGGCGCGATTGAGCTGGAGCCGGATTGCGCCGCCGAGCCGGGCGCCAGTTTTCTACTCCACTTCCCGCTGCGCAGCGAAGAGATGGCCCATGCGCAATAGGCCAGGGGCCAGGGGCCAGGGATCCGGGGCCGGACCCGGCGTCGGCGTCATCCTGCTGGGCGCGGTGTTGCTCAGCGGCTGCGGCCTGTTCCGGCGCACGCCGCCGCTGCCGCCGGTCATCATTGTCGAACCGCCGCTGTTTTTCCCGGCGCTGCCGCCCGCGCCCATGCCCCCGCCCGCCGATCTCAATCCGCTGACTGCGCCGCCGCCGGCCTGGACGCTCGCCCTTGACGTTGAGCCGCCGCCGCGCTGGCGGCCGCGGCGTGTGGCGCCCGCAGAATCGCCTGCTTTCCGGCCCCAGGCCGATCTGGACAAACCGCAACCGCAACTCAGCCCGGGCATGAGTCAGCAGCAGCGCTTTGCCTATCGCGGCCAGGTGCAGGCCACGCTCGGCCGCGCCGCCCGCGACCTGGCGGTTCTGTCCCGCCGCTCCCTGTCCGCCAATGCCACGGCCACGCGCGCGCAAGCGGGCGAGTACGTGCGCCAGGCGCAGGAGGCCCTGCAGCAAGGCGATCTGGTGCGCGCGCAAATGCTGGCGGCCAAGGCCGAAACGCTCGCCCGTTTTCTGCTCGGCCAGTGAAGGATGCTTAGCGCCCGAAGTGCGCCGCGTTCGTCGCCGCGAAATCCTTGCTTTGCCTGATCGCGGGCGCCCAGTGCGGCTGCGCCGCACGGCCCGCTCTCTTAGGCCGCAAGATCGCTGCGCCGGGGACCCCTTCGCCCCGGCTCCGCTGCCCGATGGCGTTAGCGGCCGAAGTGCGCCGCGTTCGTGGCCGCGAAATCCTTGCTTTGCCTGATCGCGGGCGCCCAGTGCGGCTGCGCCGCACGGCCCGCTCTCTAAGGCCGCTGATCCGCTGCGCCGGGGACCCCTTCGCCCCGGCTCCGCTGCCCGATGGCGTTAGCGGCCGAAGTGCGCCGCATTCGTCGCCGCGAAATCCTTCCACTGTTCGGGGAGATCGTCGAGGGCGAAGATGGCCGTCACCGGGCAGACCGGCACGCAGGCGCCGCAGTCGATGCACTCCACCGGATCGATGAAAAGCTGCTTGGCTTCGGCAAAGTCGCCCTCATCCGTCTTGGGGTGGATGCAGTCCACCGGGCATGCGTCGACGCAGGCGCAGTCTTTGGTTCCAATGCAGGGTTCGGCGATCACGTAGGCCATAGGGCGCTAGTATATCGCGGTCCGCGGCCGCACGCGCGGGCCGCGCCGTTGGGCGCGGACCCGGCTGGGCTGGGGCTCCCGGGGCCCCCAGCCCGGCCGAGCGTCAAGCGGGTGGCGTGGCGCAGCCACGCCAGGCCCCGCGCCCGTCAATCGTGGCAGGCTGCCGGGGGCGTGACGATGGCCGTCGCTGACGAAGCGGCGGCTGGGATAGCGCGTGAAATACCCCATCCACTTGTTGAATTCGGGCGTGAATACCTGAATGCGCGGCAAGTGCGCGGTGCGCAGCCCTGCAATCAGCGGCGACGCAGCCGGACCGGAGCCCACCAGCACGACTGCGCTGTAGTCCCAGCGCTCCGCTTTCCACGCAGCCTGCACCACCAACTGATCATCGTGCGGCGCGACGCCAAATGGCAGCGCCAGCGAGGTCATACGGTAGCCCGGCAGCCAGCGGTCGATTTGCATTTGGTCGAGACCAACCTCGCGCTCGATCGCCGGCGGCGTCAGCTTGGCGAGATTGGCGTGGTCCCAGGTGTGATTGCCAATCTCCGAGCCCAGGGCCACCAGCTTCTGCAGCTTCTTTTGAATGAAGGCGCGCTGGCCAAACACGTCCGTCCCGGCATTCACGAAGAAGGTCCCATGCACGGGAAACTCCGGATGCGCGCGCGCAAACGCCACCCACTGCCCGACGGCGCTTTCCGGATCGAGCTCGCCGGAGGCGGTATAGCGCATCTGATATTTCGAGCCGTCGTCAAAGGTCAGCACCACCGGCGTTGTGCCCTCGGGCAACTGGAAATCGCCGCTCACGTACTGCCGCAGGGTGATGGGCCGGTAGCCGGCGGCATCGAGCCGCCCCAGGTCCTGCGTGAAGCTGCTGAACGAGCGCGTCCAGCGCGCATCCTGCGGGCCGAAGTTGTGATACACGAGGATCATCACCTCGCCGCGCAAATTCGGCTTGCGTTGCGGCGTCGCCGCGGCGGCGGCCATGCCCAGGAGCATGAGAACCAGGACGAAACGGCGGCAGAGCATTCAGCAACAATCCTCTGCTCTGAATATACGGCATCTGGCGGCAGCTTGGAGGAGCCCCGAGCGCCAGCGGGCGGACCCTGCCGGGAATCGAAGCCCGCACTCCGAGCGACCAACGGGAGCGACCCGGGCAAAAAGTGGCGAGCCACAAAGCTCCGGCGGTTGCGTGCTACGCTCGGATTCGTATGACCGATGAGATACGGAACCAACCGGTTCTGGTGATGGGCATTGCCAATCGCTGGAGCCTGGCCTACGCCATCGCCAAAAGCCTCAGCGAAGCCGGTGCGCGGCTGCTGTTGACCTATCAGGCTGAACGCGTGCAGAAGACGGTCGAGGAGTTGGGGCAGGCGCTGGGCGCCACCCACGTCTATCCCTGCGACGTCAGCCAGGACGCCGCCATCAGCGAGCTGTTCGCCCGGATCGGCCGTGACCTCGGCGACGTTCCCCTCGCTGGCGTGGTGCATAGCATCGCCTTTGCGCAAAAGGAAGACCTTGACCGGGCCTTCCATGCCACCAGCCGTGCCGGCTTCCATCAGGCACTCGATGTCAGCGCCTATTCCCTCGTGAGCGTCGCCCACGGAGCCGCGCCGCTGATGCGCGAGGGCGGCAGCATCGTCACCCTCAGCTACCTGGGCGCGCAGCGCGTGGTGCCGAACTACAACGTCATGGGCGTGGCCAAGGCGGCACTCGAAGCCGCGGTCCGCTATCTGGCGAGCGAGCTGGGGCCGCAAGGCATTCGCGTGAACGCCATTTCGGCCGGCCCGGTGCGCACGGCCTCGGCGCGCGCGGTGCGCGACCTGGGATCGATGATCGATCACGTGGCCCAACACGCGCCGCTGCGGCGCGCGATTGATCCGGCCGAAGTCGCCGATACCGCCCGCTTCCTGCTCAGCCCGGCCGGACGCGGCATTACCGGCGATACGCTGTTCGTGGATAGCGGCTATCACATCATGGGGTTCTGAGGTGCAGCCTGTAGAGCACAGCGCCGGGTTGGGGCCGCGGGGCCCCCAAGCCGGCGCGAGCAAAAGCGGGGCGCGCGGCGGAGCCGCGCTGGGGCCCGCGCCTGTCAAAGTCATTGGCGGCGGCCTGGCGGGTCCGGAGGCGGCCTGGCAGCTTGCGCGCCAGGGCGTTGCGGTCGAGCTGTGGGAAATGCGGCCGCGCGTGTTTACGCCCGCGCACCAGACCAGCGCCCTGGGCGAACTGGTTTGTTCGAACTCGCTCAAATCGGAAGCGCCCAACTCCGCCCCCTGGCTGCTCAAGCAAGAGCTGCGGCGCGGCGATTCCCTGCTGCTCGCCTGCGCCGCCCAGGCTGCCGTACCCGGCGGCCAGGCGCTGACCGTAGACCGCGTGCAGTTTTCCGCAGCCATCGAAGCCGCCCTGACCGCGCTGCCGCAGGTGAGCATCCGCCGCGAGGAAGCCACCGCTCTGCCCAGCGACATCACCATCATCGCCAGCGGACCGCTGACGTCGGCGCCGCTCGCCCGGGTGCTGGCCGAACTTGCCGGCCACGAGCACCTGTACTTCTACGACGCCATCAGCCCGATTGTTGAGGCCGATTCGCTCGACTACGAGCGCATGTACCCCGGCTCGCGCTGGGGCAAAGGCGGGGACGACTTCTGGAACTGTCCACTCGACCGTGCGCAGTACGAGCAGTTCCGGCAGGCGATCCTCGAGGCTGACAGCTATCCGCTGCACGCGTTTGAGGAGACCGGCTTCTTCGAGGCCTGCCTGCCGCTGGAAGAGCTGGCGCGGCGCGGCCCGGAGACGCTGCGCTTTGGCCCCATGAAGCCCGTGGGTCTTCCCGATCCGCGCACCGGGCGGCCACCCTACGCCGCCGTGCAGTTGCGCCGCGAGAACCTGCGGGCCGACAGCTTCAACCTCGTCGGCTTCCAGAACCATCTGCGCTTCGGCGCGCAGGCGCAGATTCTGCGCCTCATCCCCGGCCTGGAGCGGGCGCGTATCGTGCGCTTCGGGCAGGTGCATCGCAACAGCTATCTCGCGGCGCCGGCCGTGCTCACCGAGCGGCTGCAGTTCCGGCGTAACCCGCGCGTCTGGGCCGCCGGCCAGTTATGCGGCACCGAAGGCTACGTCGAAGCCATCGCCACCGGCTGGCTGGCCGGGCGCTTTGCCGCCGCCGAGGCGCAGGGCCGCACGCTCGCGCCGCCGCCACGGACCACGGCGCTGGGCTCGCTCCTGCATTACATCACCGCCTCGAGCGCCCACGGCTACGCGCCCGCCAACATGACGTTTGATTTGCTGCCGCCGCTCGAAACGCCCGTGCGCGATCGCGAGCAGCGTCACCAGCGCCAGTGCGCCCGCGCCCTGACGGATTGCGACGCCTGGCTGCAGCCACAGCGCGAGGCCGTGCCCGCATGACGTTGCAGGCGGCCATCACCGATTTTCTCGAACGCTATCTCGAAGGCGAGCGCAACGCCAGTCCCCATACGCTGCGCAATTACGCCGCCGACCTGCGGCAGTTCGCCGCCTTTGCGGGCGCGCAGACCGAGCTCGGCGCGCTGCGGCGCGAACGCATCCGTGAGTTCCTGGCCGACGGCCTGGCACGCGGTGTCAGCCGCGCCACCCAGGCGCGGCACTTGTCTACGCTGCGGTCGCTGTTCCGCTACGCCCTGCGCCAGAACTGGATCGGCGAAAATCCGGCGCGCCTGCTCGCCACGCCGCGCCTGGGCCGCCATCTGCCCGCCATCCCCACAACCGAGCAAGTCAACCAAATGCTCGATGCTCCCGATCCCCGCGAGACCGCGCCCTTCCCCGAGCGCGATCACGCCCTGCTGGAGCTGCTCTACGGCAGCGGCCTGCGGGTGAGTGAAGCCGTGGGGATCAATTTGCGCGACGTGGATTACGTCCGGGCCTGCGTGCGCGTGCTGGGCAAAGGCCGCAAGCAGCGCGTGGTACCGTTCGGGCAAAAGGCGCGGGCCGCGCTGGATTCGTATCTCGCCGTGCGGGCCGTGCTGCCGCCGCAGCCGCGCGACAACCCCGCGCTGTTTCTGAACCATCGCGGCCGCCGCCTGACCACGCGTTCGGTGGCGCGCATCGTCAAAGCCAGCGCCCGCGCCTTCGGCCTGCCGCTCGACCTGCATCCCCACACCCTGCGCCACGCCTTCGCCTCACACCTGTTGAGCGAAGGCGCCGACCTGCGCGCCATTCAAGAGATGCTCGGCCATCGCAGCCTGGCGACCACGCAACGCTACACGCGCACGGATATCCGCCAGCTCACCGAAGTCTACGACCGCGCCCACCCATTCGAGAAAGGCTAGGATGACGCCTAACTCCAGATCCTCAGCGGCTAGGGTGGCGGCTCCGTTTTATTTTGCGCGAGTCTCATTATGGCCGTGTCGATAAAGAATGCGATTGCCGTCGCGGCCACAAAAATGGGCACCGCCAGCACCAGAGCGCCGCTCAACGAGGGCACGCCGATCAACTCCAGAACAGTGATGGGGAGCCCCCACCACAGCGCCGAACGCCGGAGCCTCGCTGTTGTTGTCAGCCTGCTGTTGACTCGAATAGCCACGGCACGGGCCTCAGTTGTAGAAGCCGAGCCCTTTACAGGCCGCGGCACTCAACACGCCGAACTCGGCACCTCTCATTGCCCCGAGGGGCGTGCCGACCAGAATGCCGAGGGCTGCACCGGGTGCGCCGGACACACCCATCGTGAACACCCCACCCAGCATTTCACCGGCTGTAAAACCCGCAACCCCGCCCAAGATCGCCCCCGCTGCACTGCTAATTGCGATTGACTTGAGTATCCGGCTGTGGGGGCTCGGCCCGCAGTACCACTTCGCGGCGGCGAAGACGCCGAAGACGCCATGACCCGCGCCAGTCGCGGCCCCGCCAAGCAGCGTCCCGAACCCTGCTGCCGAGGCGCTCGAGCCGGACGCCGCGGAGCCACCTGCCGACCACGTTGCAACGCTCTGCGGCTGCTGGAATGCGCCGAGCAGATCGAAGCCGTTTCCCACGTTGAAAAGGTCCGGGACGTACTGCATCGTACAGCCTATGCAGATGCTCGAGTCGGCTGCGAACGGAATCTGCATGCCGGGATCGACCGTCCCCGACCACGACGGGCCTTGCTGCCACGACCTTCGGCATCCCAGGCGTAGGCGTTGCGCGTCTGGCTGAGCGGGTTATCCAGCAGGTCGCCGTCCAGGTCGTAGGTGGGCGCGAAGCCGCTCACGCTGGAGAACTGGTTGTTGCCGTTGAAGTTCGCCACCAGCGGATTGCTGCCGCCGGAGGTGGTGGACTGATTGCCGAAGCTGTCGGGGGTGTAGGTCTGCGCCCATTCGCTGCCGCAGTTGGCCGAGGCGAGGCGGCCGAGATCATCCTGGGTGTAGGAGCAGGTCTGGGTGTCACCGGTGGCGAAGGGGTCGGAGGTGGCAAGCGACTGAGGGTGTTGTTGCCGTTCCAGACCAGCGTGCCGGTGTCGTTGCTGCCGTTGATGTCGAGCGTGTAGCTGCTGAGGCGCAGGTTGGTGTCAAGGGCGTAGGTGTCAGAATC comes from Acidobacteriota bacterium and encodes:
- a CDS encoding methylenetetrahydrofolate--tRNA-(uracil(54)-C(5))-methyltransferase (FADH(2)-oxidizing) TrmFO; the encoded protein is MGPAPVKVIGGGLAGPEAAWQLARQGVAVELWEMRPRVFTPAHQTSALGELVCSNSLKSEAPNSAPWLLKQELRRGDSLLLACAAQAAVPGGQALTVDRVQFSAAIEAALTALPQVSIRREEATALPSDITIIASGPLTSAPLARVLAELAGHEHLYFYDAISPIVEADSLDYERMYPGSRWGKGGDDFWNCPLDRAQYEQFRQAILEADSYPLHAFEETGFFEACLPLEELARRGPETLRFGPMKPVGLPDPRTGRPPYAAVQLRRENLRADSFNLVGFQNHLRFGAQAQILRLIPGLERARIVRFGQVHRNSYLAAPAVLTERLQFRRNPRVWAAGQLCGTEGYVEAIATGWLAGRFAAAEAQGRTLAPPPRTTALGSLLHYITASSAHGYAPANMTFDLLPPLETPVRDREQRHQRQCARALTDCDAWLQPQREAVPA
- a CDS encoding 4Fe-4S dicluster domain-containing protein, producing MAYVIAEPCIGTKDCACVDACPVDCIHPKTDEGDFAEAKQLFIDPVECIDCGACVPVCPVTAIFALDDLPEQWKDFAATNAAHFGR
- a CDS encoding tyrosine recombinase XerC, translating into MTLQAAITDFLERYLEGERNASPHTLRNYAADLRQFAAFAGAQTELGALRRERIREFLADGLARGVSRATQARHLSTLRSLFRYALRQNWIGENPARLLATPRLGRHLPAIPTTEQVNQMLDAPDPRETAPFPERDHALLELLYGSGLRVSEAVGINLRDVDYVRACVRVLGKGRKQRVVPFGQKARAALDSYLAVRAVLPPQPRDNPALFLNHRGRRLTTRSVARIVKASARAFGLPLDLHPHTLRHAFASHLLSEGADLRAIQEMLGHRSLATTQRYTRTDIRQLTEVYDRAHPFEKG
- a CDS encoding enoyl-ACP reductase, producing the protein MTDEIRNQPVLVMGIANRWSLAYAIAKSLSEAGARLLLTYQAERVQKTVEELGQALGATHVYPCDVSQDAAISELFARIGRDLGDVPLAGVVHSIAFAQKEDLDRAFHATSRAGFHQALDVSAYSLVSVAHGAAPLMREGGSIVTLSYLGAQRVVPNYNVMGVAKAALEAAVRYLASELGPQGIRVNAISAGPVRTASARAVRDLGSMIDHVAQHAPLRRAIDPAEVADTARFLLSPAGRGITGDTLFVDSGYHIMGF